The DNA sequence CGACGGAACCAAAGGGCGGACGCATCCGCCTCACGTTGTCCGGCTTGCCCCCTATTTCAGGGGTACCCACCACCCATGCGGATCCGTAGTCATCAGACTACCGTTCCCCATGGGTGGTTTTCGTCTCTGCACTCATTACCCCTGAGGTACCACCTCCGGGGTCGCGCCCTCTGAGCCCTGCCTCCGGGGGTTGTCCCCTTTTCAACACCTTTCCCGGCGGGAGTATTGTTTTCGGCTATGAACCTAACGCGCAACGACAGACTCGATCGTCTGCCCGTAACCTCCAAACATAAGAAGCTGCTCGGCGGATCAGGCATCGGGTGGGCTCTGGATGCCATGGATGTGGGTCTCATCTCCTTCATCATGGCGGCCCTGGTGACCCATTGGAACCTCTCTGCCACCGAAGCGTCACTGCTGGGATCCATCGGCTTCGTCGGCATGGCACTCGGAGCCACCTTCGGTGGTCTCCTGGCGGACAAAATCGGTCGCAGGCAGGTCTTCGCCCTGTCTCTGCTCATCTACGGACTGGCCACCGGCGCTTCTGCACTCTCGGTGTCCCTGGCGATGCTCATGGCCCTGCGTTTCGTGGTGGGCCTGGGCCTGGGTGCCGAGCTCCCCGTGGCTTCAACACTGATCTCCGAGTTCTCTCCCCGACGGATCCGTGGCCGGATGGTGGTGATTCTGGAGGCCTTCTGGGCCCTGGGATGGATCATGGCGGCGATCATCGGCACATTTGTGGTCACCGCGGGAGACAACGGCTGGCGATGGGCCCTGGCATTGGGATGCGTGCCGGCCGCCTACGCCATCTATGTCCGCCTCGGATTACCTGAGTCCGTCCGTTTCCTGGAACGCAAGGGCCGTCACGAGGAGGCCGAAGCAATCGTGGTGTCCTTCGAGGAGCAGGCTGCCCGCGAAGGTCGCCCGATGGACGATGTCGCCCTCCCGGAGAACCGCGATACCCAGGCCGCCGGATCCGAGTCCATCTGGTCGCCGAATCTGCGCAGACGCACAGCAGCCCTGTGGATCGTGTGGTTCTGCATCAACCTGTCCTACTACGGGGCCTTCATCTGGATCCCATCATTGCTGGTGGCCGATGGGTTCACCCTGGTGAGGTCTTTCCAGTTCACCCTCATCATCACCCTGGCGCAGCTGCCGGGTTATGCCGTGGCTGCGTGGCTGATTGAAAAGTGGGGCCGCAGGGCCACTCTTGCTACTTTCCTGGCTGGTTCCGCAGTGTCGGCTGCGCTGTATGGTCTTGCCGATGCTGAGTGGCAAATCCTTGTTGCAGGCTGCCTGCTGTCATTTTTCAACCTGGGCGCATGGGGTGCCCTCTACGCCATCGGACCGGAACTGTATCCGACGAATGTGCGTGGCACCGGCACTGGTGCTGCCGCAGGTTTTGGACGCATCGCATCCATCATCGCACCGTTGATCGTCCCACCGGTGATTGCCTTCGGTGGTCCCGTGATGCTGTTCGCGCTGTTCGCTTCAGCCTTCGCCCTTGCGGCGGTGGCTGCCTTTACGCTGCCTGAGCAGAAGGGTAAATCCCTCGCTGATTGACGTCCGCTGAGGTCAGGTCCTTCCACCAGGACCTGAAGTGTCCCACGATGCCGCCCTGGTCATCATGGGTGGTGAAGTCCTCCAGGTTGCGTGGCAGGTTGGCGATGACCGTGGCGCTACCCCTGCGGGTGACCACGATATCGTCGCGCAGTTGCGCAGTATCAGGGTTGAAGTCTCTTGATGTCATCTGCTGCCTTCCTTAAAATCTCTAAAATCTTGTCTTCATTGCCTTCCGGTGTTGATTTGATCAACTCCCGGAGTTTGTAAAACTCAGTTCTGACGCTGTGAATGTCAGATTCCCGCAACTCTGGGTTGCGGTAGGCCTCGAGGATGCCGGCCCACTCAGCGCCGTTCTCGGCAACAAGCTGAGCGCCTTCCCCGGTCAGTCGAGCCAT is a window from the Corynebacterium faecale genome containing:
- a CDS encoding MFS transporter is translated as MNLTRNDRLDRLPVTSKHKKLLGGSGIGWALDAMDVGLISFIMAALVTHWNLSATEASLLGSIGFVGMALGATFGGLLADKIGRRQVFALSLLIYGLATGASALSVSLAMLMALRFVVGLGLGAELPVASTLISEFSPRRIRGRMVVILEAFWALGWIMAAIIGTFVVTAGDNGWRWALALGCVPAAYAIYVRLGLPESVRFLERKGRHEEAEAIVVSFEEQAAREGRPMDDVALPENRDTQAAGSESIWSPNLRRRTAALWIVWFCINLSYYGAFIWIPSLLVADGFTLVRSFQFTLIITLAQLPGYAVAAWLIEKWGRRATLATFLAGSAVSAALYGLADAEWQILVAGCLLSFFNLGAWGALYAIGPELYPTNVRGTGTGAAAGFGRIASIIAPLIVPPVIAFGGPVMLFALFASAFALAAVAAFTLPEQKGKSLAD